The Episyrphus balteatus chromosome 4, idEpiBalt1.1, whole genome shotgun sequence genome includes a window with the following:
- the LOC129918839 gene encoding organic solute transporter alpha-like protein, translated as MSEERNITNHSLAFDKKYPDLSELYSNHTPFITCSLIIAVLVLILNLAIYVTNISKAKKRLTSHLYLPTTLLCSFYPIISLAALVTIVLPKSWLICHTVMHLSFTIGAVLFHNLCFRYANSEVGFLKEVGDQELLDFQTSPLCCCFSFLPKLIPTKTRLFIVKCLIWQMPFVQSSIMIVLNVIYYRDAEMYDKLNAFFIPFIVGSILSGLWGLNITVKMISSLFPDYNLMKKMLCLQLILLLCKLQFLILDSQLSTFDFGGVFPITNTIYKQTLINLLILVEMTLVSIFVKHAYSKPAEL; from the exons ATGTCAGAGGAAAGAAACATAACCAATCATTCATTagcttttgataaaaaatatccAGATCTTTCCGAATTATACTCAA atcaTACTCCATTCATAACATGTTCATTAATAATTGCGGTCCTCGtgcttattttaaatttagcaATCTACGTAACAAACATATCAAAAGCTAAAAAACGTCTTACCAGCCATCTGTACTTACCAACAACACTTCTTTGCTCTTTTTATCCCATAATATCCTTGGCTGCTCTAGTCACTATTGTGCTACCCAAATCATGGCTCATTTGCCATACTGTGATGCATTTATCCTTCACCATTGGAGCGGTGTTGTTTCATAATTTGTGCTTTCGATATGCCAATTCTGAAGTTGGTTTTCTTAAAGAGGTCGGTGATCAGGAATTATTGGACTTCCAGACATCTCCTTTATGCTGTTGCTTTAGTTTCTTGCCAAAATTGATACCAACAAAGACAAGGCTCTTCATCGTTAAATGCTTAATCTGGCAAATGCCATTTGTCCAATCCAGTATTATGATTGTTTTGAATGTGATATACTACAGGGATGCG GAAATGTATGACAAACTGAATGCGTTTTTTATTCCATTCATTGTTGGATCTATTTTAAGTGGACTTTGGGGCCTTAATATCACCGTCAAGATGATAAGTTCATTATTTCCTGATTATAATTTAATG aaaaagatgTTATGTCTTCAGCTGATCTTGCTGCTCTGCAAGCTACAATTCCTTATTCTAGATTCTCAATTGAGTACTTTTGATTTTGGCGGAGTCTTTCCCATCACCAACACAATAtacaaacaaa CCCTGATTAACCTTTTGATTTTGGTTGAAATGACTCTTGTTTCAATATTTGTGAAACATGCTTACAGCAAACCAGCAGAATTGTAA
- the LOC129918388 gene encoding gamma-aminobutyric acid receptor-associated protein, with the protein MKFQYKEEHPFEKRRAEGDKIRRKYPDRVPVIVEKAPKARIGDLDKKKYLVPSDLTVGQFYFLIRKRIHLRPEDALFFFVNNVIPPTSATMGSLYQEHHEEDYFLYIAYSDENVYGKN; encoded by the exons atgaaattccaaTATAAAGAAGAACACCCATTCGAGAAGAGGCGGGCTGAAGGTGACAAAATCCGCAGAAAATATCCAGATCGAGTTCCC gtcATAGTAGAGAAGGCACCAAAAGCCCGCATTGGCGATCTTGACAAGAAGAAGTACTTGGTCCCATCTGATTTGACTGTAGgacaattttactttttaatccGCAAACGAATTCATCTCCGCCCAGAAGATGCTCTCTTCTTCTTTGTGAACAATGTAATTCCACCAACATCAGCCACAATGGGCTCCCTTTACCAG gaACACCATGAAGAAGACTATTTCTTGTACATTGCATACTCAGATGAGAATGTCTATGGCAAAAACTAA